The DNA window TTAAATTAGGAATATTCCCTATTGTTTCTCTAAGCTGTTTATATTTTCCTAACTCATCAAGTCTTGATTTAAAAATTCTTACAGTTCTTAAATTTACATTTATATCCCATAGTTCTTCTACTTCAAGATAAGTTCCTATAAGTTTTATCTTTTCCATAAGACTATTGATATTTCTAAGTCCAATAGCTTCAAAACCACCATCAAAAGAAAGTAAGTCCATAAAATCTTTAACTGTCTTTAATTCATTATTAAGTGCAGATAAATCTTTATATGGCACTAAATTTTCTATAACTTCTCTGTTATCATCTATAATTATATTTGCTAAAATTAGCTCTTTTAATTTATCAAATTCCAAAACATTAAAACTATGTTTATTCATTTCTACTCCCTATTCTCAATATATAAAAGCAAGTGAGTTACATTCCAGATTTTAGAATAAAAATTAAATAGAATGAGCCGAACAAATCTCGGCTTGTTTGAAGCTGACTTGTCAGCAAGTTTGCCGAATTTGTAGCGAATTCTTAATTTTTATTCGTTAAGAAATCTGGCTAGTAACGAACTGATTTTATAATTTATATATTTCACTTTTTATATTTTACAATAGAAATATTAATTTTTCAATTTTTTCTATAATTTAAAATAGTTTTTATCATAGAATTTTATAGTTTGTTGGCTACTCGTTGGCTATATCAAAAAGAGAGAGCATTTTTCATAAATTTTATAAAAATAAAATAACAGAAAAGCCCAGCTAATAACTGGACTTTTTTTATTATTTTATCTCTTTGTCAAAATCTTCCTCTTTTAATTTCTCTGGTTTTATATTCTTATCATCTGTACACTTAGAATTGCACTTATCCCCTTTGCATTGCTCCAATGCGATTTTAAGCTTCTCAGGAATAGGTAAACCTAACTTACTAGCGTTTTCTATTACTGATAAAAACTCTGTAGCTACATAGAATATAATAACCAAATTTCTTATCCCAACATTAGGTACAAGCTGCTCTATAACAGTTGAGCAAGAGACTATGATTAAT is part of the Fusobacterium nucleatum genome and encodes:
- a CDS encoding phage holin family protein gives rise to the protein MEDFFISAKNGIAMIWTGWISVLVWALGGFDLSVRVLVFLMLIDYATGVWVGYITKTVNSARAYRGISKKVFILIIVSCSTVIEQLVPNVGIRNLVIIFYVATEFLSVIENASKLGLPIPEKLKIALEQCKGDKCNSKCTDDKNIKPEKLKEEDFDKEIK